The genomic segment cggattactTCTCCATGGCtcgtaaatcgagggttgactgtataagATACCATTTTTTGTAAATCGAGCGTTGATTGTATAAGATACCATTTcataaatcgagggttgactgtataagataccattttttgtttctgttctcagAAACCTGTATTGTAGTGCAAATCGGAATTAATGCAGAACAGCAATTCCAAATATGCCGTGCTACATCAgcaactgtattttttaaagcaacaaagaATTCCTGGAATTCACATCATAGGAACTTGGGTATAAGTGCTGTCATACTCAGTAGAGCTTACTTTAGTTGACATATAGGGTattttactacagtggtgccccgcatgacgacgataactgtcccgtgaaaattgctgtttagtgaaatcgtcatgtgaaaaccctttccccactggaatgcattgaaaaccgatttaatgcattccaatagggaaaacacttcgttgtccagtgaagatcacccatagggaagccattttgtgagcgccaatcagctgtaaaaatggctacCCTGCGAAACGTGGGTCCGGAAaatacagggcagccattttgcagagctggaagaatcgtcatgcgaacaaacggtttgcgaagcacggacctaatcgacgtccagctaaaatccccccataggaatgactgttttgcaaatcactatagcgatcgcaaaaagtcagcattgcggattcgttgtttagcggggtcatcatttagcgaggtaccactgtattgataAAGGCCTTAGTTACTACAATATCTGCTTACTTAATTCACATCAGTTATGTTTTGTTATAGGATAAGTCTGAGGAAAAGAAAGGCCACACTAAAGGGAAGAAGGgaccaaaaggaaaacaaactgaGGAGATTAAGGAAGAGGAAGTAAAGGATAGCTTGCCAGCAGAAAATGGAGAAGCAAAGAATGATGATGTGAGTGTTCATACATGTTATgtatttcattgtccttttctAATTTTAACTCACCTGTAAGTACTGCTGGGTTGGAGCCAGAAGAATGGACACATTATGTTGCATTCCATCAGTCCATTGGATATTGTCAGAGGACAAACAATTTAAGATTTGTTGATcctgttttaaatattaaatagatTAGTGAAAGGGAGATGAGGAAACAAGATGAAGATTGTGGACAACAAACATGTTGTTTATATATCCAAATTTGGTGATAGATTTAATTTAATACTTCACAAACCTTTAGATTCTGAATTAGTCagaaaataaatactgtgcttTTAATACATTAAGCTTTGGAAGAGGTTTAGCGTAATCTAATTTACAACTGAGTTTTTTTAAGCTAACCATGTACATTTGATTTCATAGTTTACAAATTTGCCAAGTGATAGACAGGATTAGGTAGCTATGTTTGAGAACAATCAGAATGTTCTTCATAGATCATTAGCAGTATGCTGAACCTGGGTACGGAAACATGGAAATTCTAGattacaaatatattttatgtgagttgatgtataattttaaaaatgtctttcttgGTAGGTACAGAATTAATAAAATCAATGAAAGCTCACTGAACAGAGTAATTCAAACAGCAGCTTTTAGACATGAATTAATATAATGGCCTATGCATCTCACCAGTACAGattatgtattcattttttttaatagccAAGAATGATTGTTTTTCTATTTAAGGATTTAATATATTATGCTAATCTGTCTGAACTAAACAGAAAAGGTGAAACCGGTTGTTCTAAAATGTTCCACTACAGTTTTGTTCTAGGTAAAGGTATAAAAAGAAAATTCTTTTGGACTTAATGCAGTTTCCAGTTTGAGTAAAAAAATGCTTaaggttttaaaacattttaagggcTTCCAAGTATTAGCCTGGAgacaaatgtttatatatttttaaatgaaaatttctttttttcaggTCCCAGTAGCTGATGCAGcaggagagaaggaaacaaaatctgAATAATGTCTTTGTAcaaagtctttaatcagtggttcCTGTACCACCATCTTGTACAATTCAGAGGAATATTTTTATCAACTATTTTGTAAATGCAAGTTTTTTAGTGGTTTtagaataaacattttttaaacatgagGGATTTCCCCTATATCCCATTTAACATAGCTGAGTAtaaatgtttccttttaaaaggtgAAAATCATGCTCTGGTTGTCTATTCTCGGTACAACCAACAATCAATGGAATGTTCTATTAAGAAGTGTCCAGATCTTAATTACAGTATagtcctatgcatatttacttagaagcaaggcccactgatttcagtggcacTTACTCTTTAGCAAGTGTGCGCTGGATTCTAGCATTAACATTCCACAGGCCAGGGTGGGCAGTTTGCAGTACACATTAGGCCCATGAAATTATCTTTATGCAGAAGTTTAATCACTGAATTTAGCTTCATTTCTTTAAATTTCTAGCTGGTGCACTTGCAGTTTGGTTGAAATTTGCAGTTTGCTTATTGTGGGCCGGTATGGACCTCAGAAAAAGACAAGTTATTCACCCTTTCTGGAGACTGGGGGATGGTTTTATGAATtgttaacagaagtatagcaCAGAAAAAATGTTGACGTGATAAATAAGAAAATGTTTTCACATTTATCTTCCCAATTTGTCATCTGTAGACCACTTCTTCAAAGATAATTGTTCCCTGGTGTTGGATCTCCTTTCCAGATTTGTTTTATCTGTGAAAGAGTTATTTTTGGTAGTGGTAGTTTTATTTTTTCAACAGCTTTGTAATGTGTTGTGGAAGATTGGAAATATGggtgtgtagtgtgtgtgtgtgtatggtcaGTTACTGAGTAGACAGTTTTTCTGGTTAAGCAGACATAACTTCACAAGACAGTATTTGAGACACTGGTACTTTTCTACTTTGAATTAATAGACTGTCAAGAAAGTTGTAATGTAAAAGTTGAATGTAAACCATGTCAGATTACCATGGTTTACATTCAATTATTGGACAAGAGATCTCTACAAATAATGTCTGTGATTCATCCAAGACGTTTCAATAAAATATTGGTTATaaatgttttgctgttgtttttttaatgtgatggTAAGCAATATTCTATTTAGGtattaaaaacaaggttttcatgaatgaaaatattctgaattAAGATTTAGTGGCATgagttgcttttctcccaaaacaaaaGGTATAACTACTGTCATTCACAaaaagtggtgccttgctttactattgccccgcatgatgacaaatctgctttacgacgatctttttgtgatcacaaaacgatggtctaaaggggaatttcgggaactgattcttcgcaaagcgatgatttttcaacagctgattggtggtttcaaaatggccgctgggtaattaaaatgtctccccgctgtgtgtagggactgattcctcgctatacaggcagtgaaaatggccgccatatggaggatcttcgctggacgatgcgttttaagcccattggaacgcattgaaaggttttcaatgcatttcaatgggcttttcatttgctttatgatgtttttgcttaacggcgattttcctggaacggattatcgccgttaagtgaggcaccactgtatctagcttGTTGTAAGTGTTGTGCTGCCCTTATGCAAATTACTCCTTCTGTGCTCATCCACCATAGCTGTTCAGAAGAACATATGCAAGCACCAAGGATCTTATGTCCATGAGAGGAATACTGTATTTTCTATGCATAAGATGCCCTAATATATGatgccccaccccccacttttctaacccaaaattgaGAAATCTAACAAggggcttagcaaatggagggggaaagggatcaaagcactgcaggatcattttgatctttgctttctccctttgtgccaAGCctcacggggcttagcaaaaggagggggaagggatcaaagcaaaccCACAGCTGCACACtcgctttgatcctttcccccctcgagcaactgcaggattgctttgatccctgctttcccctccacttgctagaCCCCATGGAACTTAGGGGCCACCTAAAAAGGTCAACAGGCAAACCTGGCATTTAAGGGAAACTAATTTGACACAGATCTCATTTTGGCATTAATGAGCGGGTGCCATCATCAGAAGAGGTCAATGGtcaatgcagtttggcttggacgtatttttcttttccccttcctggactctgtgaacttttgataatagtATCTGgaggttttctggagaagaaagaaggagctgaggtggttgactggactgaggagtatcaacgGGTTAACGGAAAGATCATGAgatgggcttcaaggacaactactggacagtctgagactgTGACTTGTTTGGTTTGTCGGACTGcttgtgagtctgataatagtagcttgctagactcagaagaagaagaaataattgtgccacggttctatttgaatttgctgggttaaaagttgatttttatattataatatttggataaagattggagggagatctaagagGAAGTTTATGAttatgggtttggattgttgataaaattgtagaaacttaaaggatatttaaggggtgatcATTGTTGTTAAGGACATAGTATCATCTATAGtatacaaaccccactcattggaaagcctgagatggcctccaaaaatttaagacatcaaatggaaCATCAAATGgagttgtacaagaaatagaaaaggaatggcagattactgtGCAAAAGACAGTaatagggtttcagcaagtgaatgaaggtcttagcaaaatagaagatctgatgaaagtgatgaaagaggggacattagatgccaaacaacagttgaagttgcacaaactttagaaccgtctttattgggcatgacaccaggtaacatagatgggataaagagttatccagtgacctatgcagcttccaaaattaaaaagcattatgttaaaaatcttaagaaagcagagatactgaaacaagagaaacttattgtgaaaatatgggaagtgacaaaaatggatatcctgtcagatgggctgaaagactgttcaattcaaaaggaaactgaacaatgggatgtattgtataaatggctgcagttatcagatagtgttggagtaacatagaattaaactaaaattataagatgaaagcaggagggtaatcaaactgaaaaagcaaaaagttgatttgttattgtaatattaattgatcggatgattgtatactctgtgttctcctatccccctaaccctttctcccttttccctatttccccttactttttgtataccccaccctgtccttaaataaatactaaaaaaagaacttagtaaaaggagaggaaagcaaGTATTTACAGTTGTTAACCCAATTTTACATAATAGTAAGAGATAATACAATAAAACCGTATAAAGATATATTAGTAAAAAGATACACAGTTTACATAATAAAACCATTTATAAATAGAGCACTATGTATGGTCTGCGGAACTAAAACCTGGCAATCATACATCTGCGGGTGAGCATAGCACCATTACAGAATCTGGCAACACAATTCGTGGTCTGTAATGAACTGTCCAAAAGAAGTAGCTTCACATAGAATTCAGTGGGCCTCTGGAGGGAAAAGCATGAATCAAAGAGatcttgcagtgctttgatccctgctttccccttccacttgaGGCTTAGCAAATGaatgggaaaagcaggaatcaaagcactacaggatcattttgatccctttccccctccaattgtttttgttttcaggttattttcatgtataaaatgaccctcaatttttagtctaaagattttagagaaaagtaccatcttatacacgggaaaatgcGGCCTGCCATTGGTTAGAAAAGCAATAGTGATGAAAGAACAAACATATATAGTGTCACATCTTTATGACAGAATAATTCAAAGTGaagatcctggggggggggggagaatcactTTAAGGATGGATGTGGTGCTACATTTCATTAAGAGTAGCCCATAGACTTGCTGGCAGCTAGAAGGAAGAATTTGTTCATCTTTGCAAATACTAATGGTTTGCTTGAAAGGCCTGTAAAGTGTCCTAGCTTTTCCTTCTTAAAGGATTGGGAGAAAGCTACAGCAGCTTCATTGGTACCCTATATGGGAAAATTAAGTCTTAGCAGACTTAGCtctctgtgtctttgtgtgtatgtggatGGATGCAGGAGCATCTTGACTCCACTGAGTCTATCAGCAACCATCTTCACTTATAGGATTGTTCTGAGGATAAAGTGAAGGAAGAGAGTGATGCATATATGGTTCATTGAAGGAATGGTGGGATACAAATGTATGGTGATCAAACAAATGGGAGATATTCATTAAACTGGCAAGATTACACACACTGCAAGAAAATGATACCACAAAAGAAATATCCAGTGTATGTGTGTCTCAGAACACATCTATATATAGCTGACAAACTGGAAAACTGATTCTAAAATCAACTTCTTGTAAGGTCATCAATTGGTATTAAGCAGATAAACATTCTGAACTGCATTTCATGTATACAGTGCAAGACAGACTCAAAAACACCATGTCACTTGTAAAATCTGTTAAAGATGTCTCATGGTGTCAGTGAGGTACCTGGGTCAATGTTTTTTCATGTTCTAAAAATGTGGAATTCACTACTCAAGACTGACAGCTTTGTGTCCTGCTTGCAGAACAtctatccatatatatatatatatatatatatatatatatatatatatatatatatatatatacacccacacccacacacccacacacagtggtgcctcgtttaacgagcgccccgtttaacgatggatccgtatagcgatggcttttttgccatcgcttttcggATCACATTACGattttgcctatggggaaaaatcgctttgcgatttttccccataggcaccattttcccacagctgagcggtgggagccttCGAAGGACcactcccaccgctcagctggggggaaatgcaggcagtagcctcggaaggacccttccgaaggacCCTTCCGAGGCCACCCCCAGGATTCGCCtgcggatgcctgaaaggcatccagatcctcccaccctgcccccgtgGCCGGGATCCCTACCCTCACCAGGGAGGGactgatccaagcggcggcggcaggatgggaggggtccggatacctttcaggcatccagggcttggatccgcccccggCCGGCTTCCCCATCCATGGACAGACTCTCTGGAGTCtgtccatggatggggtagccggccgcgacgcggatcacggccgccctcctcccaacccctcacccTCTTCTCCGACACCGCTGCTGGACTTTGGAAGCCGCTTCCAAGCCCAGCGtcagcggcggagatgagggtgaggggtgtgtcgagaagggccaggctcgggtattccccgagccttgccctcctctca from the Pogona vitticeps strain Pit_001003342236 chromosome 3, PviZW2.1, whole genome shotgun sequence genome contains:
- the HMGN1 gene encoding non-histone chromosomal protein HMG-14; this translates as MPKRKVNAAEEEPKRRSARLSAKPVVAKVETKPKKPVSKDKSEEKKGHTKGKKGPKGKQTEEIKEEEVKDSLPAENGEAKNDDVPVADAAGEKETKSE